The genome window TGGGCGACGGCGACGACGCGTCCGTCGACGGCGGCTTCGTCAACTACGGCGAAGTCGACGGCGACTACGCGCTCGTCGAGGGCTCGCTCCCGGGCCCCAACAAGCGCCTCCTGCGCTTCCGCCCGGCCATCCGACCGAACGAACAGCCGCGCCTCGACCCCGAGGTGCGCTACGTCTCCACCGCGTCCAACCAGGGGTGACTAACGAATGGAAGCAACAATCAAGGACCTGAACGGCGACGATGCCGGCACGCTCGAGCTTCCGGAGGTCTTCGAGACGACGTACCGTCCGGACCTCATCAAGCGCGCCGTCCTCGCCGCACAGGCGAACCGAACGCAGGCCTACGGAGCCGACCCCCTCGCCGGGATGCGAACCCCGGCCGAGTCGCTCGGCAGCGGCCGCGGTATGGCGCACGTGCCCCGAGAGAACGGGCGCGCACGTCGTGTCCCGCAGGCCGTCAGCGGTCGCAAAGCGCACCCGCCGAAGGCCGAAAAGGAGCACGGCAAGAAGATCAACAAGAAGGAGCGCCAGTTGGCGGTCCGCTCGGCCATCGCGGCGACGACCGACGCGGAAGTCGTCGCGGAGCGCGGCCACCAGTTCGACGACGGCGTCGAACTCCCGCTCGTCGTCAGCGACGAGTTCGAGGAGCTCGTGAAGACGCAGGAAGTCGTCTCGCTGCTCGAAGCGCTCGGCGTCGACGCCGACATCGAGCGCGCCGAGGACCGCAAAGTCCGCGCCGGACAGGGGAAGGCCCGCGGTCGCAAGTACAAGCGACCCAAATCCATCCTCTTCGTCACCAGCGAGGAGCCGTCGAAGGCGGCTCGCAACCTCGCCGGTGCCGACGTGGTCACCGCCGCCGAGGTCAACACCGAGGACCTCGCGCCCGGCACCCACGCCGGTCGCCTGACCGTCTGGACCGAGAGCGCCGTCGAGGAGGTGGCCGACCGATGAGCGTCATCCGCCACCCCCTCGTCACCGAGAAGGCGATGAACGAGATGGACTTCGACAACAAGCTCCAGTTCATCGTCGACCTCGACGCCTCGAAGCCCGTGGTCAAGGAAGAGGTCGAATCGCGCTACGACGTGACCGTTTCGAGTATCAACACGCAGGTCACGCCGAAAGGAACGAAGAAGGCGACCGTGCGTCTGTCCGAGGACGACGACGCACAGGAGATCGCCTCCCGAATCGGGGTGTTCTAGATGGGACGTAGAATCCAAGGCCAACGTCGCGGACGCGGCACGTCCACGTTCCGTGCGCCGTCGCACCGCTACAAGGCCGAACTCACGCACAAGAAGGAATCGAAGGACGGCGACACCATCTCCGGTACCGTCGTCGACATCGAACACGACCCCGCGCGCGCCGCGCCGCTGGCCGACGTCGAGTTCGAAGACGGCGACCGGCGGCTCGTGCTCGCCCCAGAGGGCGTCACGGTCGGCGAGACCATCCAGGTCGGTGTCTCCGCCGAGATCAAGCCCGGCAACACGCTGCCGCTGGCCGAAATCCCCGAGGGGGTTCCGGTCTGCAACGTCGAGCGCCAGCCCGGCGACGGCGGCAAGTTCGCCCGCGCCTCCGGCGTCTCGGCGCAGCTCCTGACCCACGACAAGCGCGTCGCGGCCGTCAAGCTGCCCAGCGGCGAGGTCAAACGGCTCAACCCGCAGTGCCGCGCCACCATCGGCGTCGTCGCCGGTGGCGGTCGGACGGAGAAGCCGTTCGTCAAGGCGGGGAAGAAGCACCACAAGATGCGCGCCCGCGGTACCAAGTACCCGCGCGTCCGCGGTGTCGCGATGAACGCCGTCGACCACCCGTTCGGTGGCGGCGGTCGTCAGCACCCCGGCAAGCCGAAGTCCGTCTCGCGCAACGCGCCGCCGGGACGGAAGGTCGGAGACATCGCATCGAAACGCACCGGACGAGGTCGTAACAAATGAGCACAGATTACCGCACCGGCCGCGAGGGCGAGTTCACCTACCGCGGCCACACGCTCGACGAGCTGCAGGAGATGGAGCTCGAAGAGGTCGCAGAACTGCTCCCCGCGCGCATGCGGCGAACCATCAACCGTGGTCTGGGCGTCGAGCAGGAGAAACTGCTCGAGAAAGCCCGGAACAAGACCGAAGAGGAGACCGCGAACAACCCGATTCGGACGCACCTGCGCGACATGCCCGTCGTGCCCGCGTTCGTCGGACTGACGTTCGCCGTCTACAACGGCCAGAGCTTCGAGCGCGTCCAGATTCAGCCCGAGATGATCGGCCACTACCTGGGCGAGTTCCAGCTCACCCGCAACTCGGTCGAACACGGGCAGGCCGGCATCGGTGCGACCCGGTCCTCGAAGTTCGTGCCACTCAAGTAACACCATGGGAATCAACTACAGCGTCGAGGCCGACCCCGACACGACGGCGAAAGCCATGCTCCGGGAGCGGCCCATCAGCCTGAAGCACAGCAAGGCCATCGCGCGCGCCATCAAGGGCGAGCGCGTCGACGACGCCGAGTCGTACCTGCAGGACGTCATCGACGAGAAGCAGTCGGTGCCGTTCAAGCAGCACAACTCCGGCGTCGGCCACAAAGGCGACATCGACGGGTGGGACGCGGGTCGCTACCCGAACAAAGCCTCGAAGGACTTCCTGAAGCTGCTCGAGAACGCGCGTAACAACGCCAACGAGCAGGGCTTCGACGGCGAATCGATGGTCATCAAACACGTCGCCCCCCACAAGGTCGACGAGCAGATGGGGCGCAAGCCCCGCGCGTTCGGACGAGCGGACCCGTGGAACACGACGCTCGTCGACGTGGAGCTCATCATCGAGGAGGTCGAAGAATAATGGCAGACGAACACCAGTTCATCGAAGACGGACTCCAGCGCTCGCAGATCGACGAGTTCTTCGCCGAAGAGCTCGGCCGCGCCGGCTACGGCGGCATGGACGTCGCCAAAACGCCGATGGGGACGCAGATCGTCCTGAAAGCCGAGAAGCCCGGCATGGTCATCGGCAAGGGCGGGAAGAACATCCGGAAGGTCACCCGCCAGCTCGAAGAGCGGTTCAACCTCGACGACCCCCAGATCGACGTTCAGGAGGTCGACGAGCCCGACCTGAACGCGCGCATCGTCGCGGACCGCCTCGCCAACGCGCTCGAACGCGGCTGGTACTTCCGTAAGGCCGGCCACACGACCATCGACCGCATCATGGACGCCGGCGCACTCGGCGCGGAGATCAAGCTCAACGGCAAGGTCACCGGCGCCCGCTCGCGCGACGAGAAGTTCAACCGCGGCTACATCAAGCACAACGGCGAACCCGCCGAGGAAGTCGTCGACACCGGCCAAGGTGTCGCCGTCATGAAGCTCGGCACCATCGGCGTGACGGTGAAGATCATCCCGCCGGGAGCGCAGCTCCCCGACGACTTCTCCGTCGCCGAGGACGTCGAGGTCGAAGCGGTCGAACAGATCGCCGAGACCGAGGGCGTCGAGGACCTCCTCGAAGAGCCCGAAGACGAGAAAGTGCCGGACGTCGGCGAAGATGCCGACGACGTGCCCGCCGAACACGCCGGCGAGGACGACGCCCAGGACGCCATCGACGAGGAAGTCGTCGAAGAAGTGGTCGAGGAGACCGGCGAGACGGCCGACGCGCAGGAGGAACCGGTCGCCACCGGCGACGTCGACGACGACGAGCACGCGCTCGACGAAGACGAGGAAGCCACCGACGACGTGGAGACGGAGCTCTCCGAACTCGACGAGGAAGTCGAGCAGGAGGCCGCCGACCTCGTCGCCGAGATGGAAGCCGACGAGGAGGAGGGTCAGTAGATGGCCATCTTCTACCCCGACGAGATCCGCGACATGACGCCCGCAGAGCGCGAGGCGGAGATCGAGGAACTCGAGACGGAGCTCCTGAACGCCCGCGCCGTGCAAGCGGCGGGCGGCGCGCCGGAGAACCCCGGCCGAATCGGCGAGATTCGCCGGACCATCGCCCGAATCAAGACCATCCAGAACGAAGAGGGCGACGACGAGTAAGATGGCCCTGACGCCCGAACGCCTCGCGCGACACGAACTCAACGGCCTGCCCGTCCGGGTGGCCGCCGCCGACAACCCCGACCTCGTCGGGATAGCCGGCCGTGTCGTCGTCGAGACGATGCAGACGCTGCACGTCGACTGCGACGTGCCCGCTGCCGCTCGACTGTTCGGCGACGAAGTCGCCGAGCGAGGCGCTCGGGTCGTTCAGGTGCCGAAACGCGGAACGACGTTCGAGTTCGCGCTCGAACGAACGGACGGCGGCCCGACAACCGGGCCGTCGCGCACAAATGAAGCCGCCGGGAACCGTCGAGACCACCTCGACGAGTCGTCGGACACGCGCCGACGACGCCGCAAGGCCCCGGGGTCTGCGTCCAAACGGGAGTCGGAAACTGCCGGTGATTTAGCCGGTCAGTCTGGGTCGACCCGCGAGGGCTCGTCCGACGACGGTTCGTCGGACGACTGCGAGGGCGCAGTCTACGTTACGGTGGATGGTGCAAAGCTGCTCTCACGACCCGCATTGCGCACCGAAAACGTAGGTGAATCTACATGGCGATAGGACTGAACGTACCAGAACCGGAGGAGAGCTGCTCCGACGCGAACTGTCCGTTCCACGGCTCGCTTGCCGTGCGAGGACAGACGCTCGAGGGCACCGTTGCCTCCACAGACATGGACAAAACCGTCATCGTGGAGCGCGAATACGACGTTCGCGTTCCCAAGTACGACCGCTACATGAAGCGGCGTAGTCGCGTTCCCGCCCACGCACCCCCGTGCGTGGAGCTCGAGGAAGGCGATACGGTTCGCATCGCAGAGACACGACCGCTGTCGAAGACGAAATCGCACGTGGTCGTCGAGAAAATCGCGTCGCTGGAAGTCACCGAGGGCCTCGCGGCCCCGGAGACGGCCGGCGACGAGTCGGACGAAGAGGGTGAGGCGTGATGGAGGCGCTGAAAGCCGACGTCACGCAGGGCCTCGAACGGGGCTCGCTCATCGTCTGCGCCGACAACACCGGAGCCCGCGAGCTGAAAGTGATCAGCGTCGCCGGCTACTCCGGAACGAAGAACCGACACCCCAAAGCGGGCGTCGGCGACAAAGTGACCGTCTCGGTCACGAAGGGCACCCCCGAGATGCGTCGACAGGTGCTCGAAGCCGTCATCGTTCGCCAGCGGAAATCCATCCGCCGGCCCGACGGCACGCGCGTCAAGTACGAGGACAACGCCGCCGTCATCATCGACGAGAACGGCGAGCCTCGCGGGACCGAAATCAAGGGTCCCATCGCGCGGGAAGTCGCCGAGCGCTTCGGGAGCATCGCATCCACGGCTACGATGATCGTATAGCATGAGCAAGCAACCACGCAAACAGCGAATCCAGAACCGCGACGCGCCGCTGCACGAGCGACACACGCAGGTCCGCGCGACGCTGTCGAGCGACCTCCGCGAGGAGTACGGTCGACGCAACGTCCGCGTGAACGCGGGCGACACCGTCGAGGTGCTCCGCGGCGACGACGCCGGAACGACCGGCGAAGTCGTCGACGTCGACCTCAAGCGCGAGGTCATCACCGTCGAGGGCGTCGTCGTCGAGAAGGCCGACGGGGAAGAAGTCCCCCGGCCGCTCGACACCTCGAACGTCCGCGTGACGGAACTGGACCTCGAAGACGAGCGCCGTCAAGCGCGTCTGGAGGGTGACGAATGACGAAGCATCAGAAGCGACTCTCGGTCCCGAACTCGTGGCCGGTCGAACGGAAAGAACAGGTCTGGACGGTCAAAGCCGGCGCCGGTCCGCACGGCGAACAGGGTGTCCCCCTGCTCATCCTGCTGCGGGACGTTCTCGGCTACGTCAACACGAAGAAGGAAGCGCGCTACGCGCTCAACGAGGGGACCGTCCTCGTCAACGGCGACAACGTCGCCGACGAGCGTCGTCCCATCGGGATGTTCGACATCCTGGCGTTCACCGCCCGAGACGAGTACTACCGCGTCTTCCCCGACGAGGGTGGTCGCCTCGCGCTGACCGCCATCGACGAGGACGCGGCGTCGAGCCGCCTCGGCAAGATTGTCGGCAAGCGGCAGGTCGCCGGCGGCGCGTTCCAGCTGACGCTGCACGACGGAACGAACGTCAGCCTCGAGGACGCCTCGGAGTACAGCAGCGGCGACTCGGTCGTCGTCGACAACGAGTCGAAAGAGATCGTCGCGCACTTCCCGTACGAGGAAGGTGCGCTCGTGACGGCCGTCGCCGGGGGCCACTCCGGCGAAATCGGCGAGATCACGGAGATCACCGTCACGCTCGGCAGCGGCGACAACACCGTCACCGTCGAGCAGGAAGACGGCGAGAGCTTCGAGACGGTCGCCGACTACGTCGTCGTCATCGACGAGAACTTCACCGGCGGCGAGCCGGAAGTCACCACCACCGGAGGTGACGACGAATGAGCGAGTCCGTCCACGAGATGCGCCAAGCGCGCGTCGAGAAGGTCGTCGTCCACATGGGCATCGGCCAGGGTGGCCGCGAACTCGCCAACGCCGAGGACATCATCGAGGCCGTCACCGGCCAACAGAGCGTCCGCACCACCTCGAAGCGTGCCGGACAGGACTTCGGCGTCCGCATCGGTACGCCGGTCGGCGCGAAGGTGACCCTTCGCGGCGAGACGGCCCACGAGTTCCTCGAGACGGCGCTGCCGCTGGCGGACCTCTCGGAGAGCAACTTCGACGACACGGGTAACTTCAGCTTCGGCGTCGAAGAACACACCGAGTTCCCGAGTCAGGAGTACGACCCCGAGATCGGTATCTACGGGCTGGACGTGACGGTCAACCTCGTCCGCCCCGGCTACCGTGTCGCGAAGCGAGACCAGGTGACGCGGAGCATCCCCTCCAGTCACCGCCTGACCCCCGAGGACGCCGTTTCGTTCCTCGAGGAGTCGTTCGACGTAGAGGTTGAACAATGAGCGAGAGTGAATCAGACGTGACGGGCGAACACGCCACGCAGCGCACCGGCCAGCGCCACGAGTGCCGCCGATGCGGTCGCAAACAGGCGCTCGTCGGCAAGTACGACATCAACCTCTGCCGGCAGTGCTTCCGCGAGATCGCCCGCGAGATGGGATTCAAGAAGTATCGATAACAATGGCTGACAACGACCCACTCAGCAGCGCGCTCTCCGGCGTGGACAACGCCGAGAGCGTCGGGCATCTGTCCCACGAGGTACAACCCGCCTCGAACATCATCGGCTCCGTTCTCGAGGTCTTCTACGACCGCGGGTACATCGACGGCTTCGAGTTCGTCGACGACGGCAGAGCCGGTCGGTTCGAGGTCGAACTGAAAGGCGCTATCAATCACTGTGGCGCAGTCAAGCCCCGCTACTCGGCGGGCGCTGGCGAATTCGAGAAATGGGAGAAGCGATTCCTCCCCGCCCGTGACTACGGGGCGCTCATCGTCACGACGAGCCACGGCGTCATGAGCCACTACGAGGCCCGCGAACAGGGCATCGGTGGACAAGTAATCGCATACGTCTACTAATATGAGTCGAGTCGAAATCGAAATTCCAGACGACGCCTCCGCCGAGGTAGACCACCTCGACCTCACCGTCGAGGGACCGAACGGGTCCGTCACGCGACGACTCTGGTACCCGAACGTCTCCGTCAGCGTCGACGACGACCGCGTGGTCGTCGAGAGCGACGCCGAGAACGCGAAGACGAACGCGACCATCGGAACGTTCGAGAGCCACATCCGAAACATGCTCCACGGCGTCACCGACGGTTGGGAGTACCGGATGGAGGTCTACTACGCTCACTTCCCGATGCAGGTCAGCG of Haloprofundus halophilus contains these proteins:
- the rpl4p gene encoding 50S ribosomal protein L4, with protein sequence MEATIKDLNGDDAGTLELPEVFETTYRPDLIKRAVLAAQANRTQAYGADPLAGMRTPAESLGSGRGMAHVPRENGRARRVPQAVSGRKAHPPKAEKEHGKKINKKERQLAVRSAIAATTDAEVVAERGHQFDDGVELPLVVSDEFEELVKTQEVVSLLEALGVDADIERAEDRKVRAGQGKARGRKYKRPKSILFVTSEEPSKAARNLAGADVVTAAEVNTEDLAPGTHAGRLTVWTESAVEEVADR
- a CDS encoding 50S ribosomal protein L23, producing the protein MSVIRHPLVTEKAMNEMDFDNKLQFIVDLDASKPVVKEEVESRYDVTVSSINTQVTPKGTKKATVRLSEDDDAQEIASRIGVF
- a CDS encoding 50S ribosomal protein L2, encoding MGRRIQGQRRGRGTSTFRAPSHRYKAELTHKKESKDGDTISGTVVDIEHDPARAAPLADVEFEDGDRRLVLAPEGVTVGETIQVGVSAEIKPGNTLPLAEIPEGVPVCNVERQPGDGGKFARASGVSAQLLTHDKRVAAVKLPSGEVKRLNPQCRATIGVVAGGGRTEKPFVKAGKKHHKMRARGTKYPRVRGVAMNAVDHPFGGGGRQHPGKPKSVSRNAPPGRKVGDIASKRTGRGRNK
- a CDS encoding 30S ribosomal protein S19: MSTDYRTGREGEFTYRGHTLDELQEMELEEVAELLPARMRRTINRGLGVEQEKLLEKARNKTEEETANNPIRTHLRDMPVVPAFVGLTFAVYNGQSFERVQIQPEMIGHYLGEFQLTRNSVEHGQAGIGATRSSKFVPLK
- a CDS encoding 50S ribosomal protein L22; this encodes MGINYSVEADPDTTAKAMLRERPISLKHSKAIARAIKGERVDDAESYLQDVIDEKQSVPFKQHNSGVGHKGDIDGWDAGRYPNKASKDFLKLLENARNNANEQGFDGESMVIKHVAPHKVDEQMGRKPRAFGRADPWNTTLVDVELIIEEVEE
- a CDS encoding 30S ribosomal protein S3 translates to MADEHQFIEDGLQRSQIDEFFAEELGRAGYGGMDVAKTPMGTQIVLKAEKPGMVIGKGGKNIRKVTRQLEERFNLDDPQIDVQEVDEPDLNARIVADRLANALERGWYFRKAGHTTIDRIMDAGALGAEIKLNGKVTGARSRDEKFNRGYIKHNGEPAEEVVDTGQGVAVMKLGTIGVTVKIIPPGAQLPDDFSVAEDVEVEAVEQIAETEGVEDLLEEPEDEKVPDVGEDADDVPAEHAGEDDAQDAIDEEVVEEVVEETGETADAQEEPVATGDVDDDEHALDEDEEATDDVETELSELDEEVEQEAADLVAEMEADEEEGQ
- the rpmC gene encoding 50S ribosomal protein L29, producing MAIFYPDEIRDMTPAEREAEIEELETELLNARAVQAAGGAPENPGRIGEIRRTIARIKTIQNEEGDDE
- a CDS encoding ribonuclease P protein subunit; this translates as MALTPERLARHELNGLPVRVAAADNPDLVGIAGRVVVETMQTLHVDCDVPAAARLFGDEVAERGARVVQVPKRGTTFEFALERTDGGPTTGPSRTNEAAGNRRDHLDESSDTRRRRRKAPGSASKRESETAGDLAGQSGSTREGSSDDGSSDDCEGAVYVTVDGAKLLSRPALRTENVGESTWR
- a CDS encoding 30S ribosomal protein S17, yielding MAIGLNVPEPEESCSDANCPFHGSLAVRGQTLEGTVASTDMDKTVIVEREYDVRVPKYDRYMKRRSRVPAHAPPCVELEEGDTVRIAETRPLSKTKSHVVVEKIASLEVTEGLAAPETAGDESDEEGEA
- a CDS encoding 50S ribosomal protein L14, yielding MEALKADVTQGLERGSLIVCADNTGARELKVISVAGYSGTKNRHPKAGVGDKVTVSVTKGTPEMRRQVLEAVIVRQRKSIRRPDGTRVKYEDNAAVIIDENGEPRGTEIKGPIAREVAERFGSIASTATMIV
- the rplX gene encoding 50S ribosomal protein L24; the protein is MSKQPRKQRIQNRDAPLHERHTQVRATLSSDLREEYGRRNVRVNAGDTVEVLRGDDAGTTGEVVDVDLKREVITVEGVVVEKADGEEVPRPLDTSNVRVTELDLEDERRQARLEGDE
- a CDS encoding 30S ribosomal protein S4e, coding for MTKHQKRLSVPNSWPVERKEQVWTVKAGAGPHGEQGVPLLILLRDVLGYVNTKKEARYALNEGTVLVNGDNVADERRPIGMFDILAFTARDEYYRVFPDEGGRLALTAIDEDAASSRLGKIVGKRQVAGGAFQLTLHDGTNVSLEDASEYSSGDSVVVDNESKEIVAHFPYEEGALVTAVAGGHSGEIGEITEITVTLGSGDNTVTVEQEDGESFETVADYVVVIDENFTGGEPEVTTTGGDDE
- a CDS encoding 50S ribosomal protein L5, translated to MSESVHEMRQARVEKVVVHMGIGQGGRELANAEDIIEAVTGQQSVRTTSKRAGQDFGVRIGTPVGAKVTLRGETAHEFLETALPLADLSESNFDDTGNFSFGVEEHTEFPSQEYDPEIGIYGLDVTVNLVRPGYRVAKRDQVTRSIPSSHRLTPEDAVSFLEESFDVEVEQ
- a CDS encoding 30S ribosomal protein S14 translates to MSESESDVTGEHATQRTGQRHECRRCGRKQALVGKYDINLCRQCFREIAREMGFKKYR
- a CDS encoding 30S ribosomal protein S8 — encoded protein: MADNDPLSSALSGVDNAESVGHLSHEVQPASNIIGSVLEVFYDRGYIDGFEFVDDGRAGRFEVELKGAINHCGAVKPRYSAGAGEFEKWEKRFLPARDYGALIVTTSHGVMSHYEAREQGIGGQVIAYVY
- a CDS encoding 50S ribosomal protein L6, giving the protein MSRVEIEIPDDASAEVDHLDLTVEGPNGSVTRRLWYPNVSVSVDDDRVVVESDAENAKTNATIGTFESHIRNMLHGVTDGWEYRMEVYYAHFPMQVSVEGDEVVIENFLGEKAPRRAQIRGDTDVQIDGEEVILTGSDKEAVGQTAASIEQLTRVTDKDTRVFQDGVYITEKPQAGGA